Proteins encoded together in one Amblyomma americanum isolate KBUSLIRL-KWMA chromosome 1, ASM5285725v1, whole genome shotgun sequence window:
- the LOC144125294 gene encoding uncharacterized protein LOC144125294 yields the protein MAAVCDLRSNLWKGRGKTCCVVDCKNCDRDLKVWDESVCELHGPELHKDCPCLRPFAMHCFPAGERNKLVRQRWIANLQRKDFNPGKAARVCSIHFIDGRPTPNNPYPTLHLGTSAVRHKGRRVLKHRLVIAPMVETSSTGASTSHNTSIQHSPTQEEEESLSETDDTRPTATYLRPARSNGERTAAGCQTCGCRCETVKMEQAVQVDMKGDEDHTYCAASSPQRSTEAACQTAFTVCSTLQPHTFKFFTGLSKNLFDELVRALASTMKTPFELPFEDQVLLTLMRLRLGLLVHDLSFHFAISTAAVSRIFCTISSGLAKFSRQYLVFWLARDTIKASIPDSFNRYELSTCIIDCFEIFIERPGNLKRRNRTYSRYKSHNTAKVLHAIAPCGFVMFASKPYGGRASDRFITQHSGFLKFLAPGDTILADRGFTISDLLPAGVKLMLPSFSKGRSQISRPELVESRRLARLRIHVERSIRRIKCFRLLKELPSSFFAKKPLVDDILVVVAGLCNLQPPLIKETLC from the exons ATGGCTGCCGTATGTGATCTGAGAAGCAATCTGTGGAAAGGCAGAGGTAAAACCTGTTGCGTTGTTGATTGCAAAAATTGCGATAGAGACTTAAAGGTGTGGGATGAGTCAGTCTGCGAGCTTCACGGTCCCGAACTCCACAAGGACTGCCCCTGTTTGCGCCCGTTCGCCATGCACTGTTTTCCGGCGGGCGAACGCAACAAACTCGTCCGCCAGCGCTGGATAGCCAACCTACAAAGAAAAGATTTCAATCCTGGAAAGgctgcgagg GTGTGCTCCATTCATTTCATTGACGGCCGCCCAACACCAAATAACCCATACCCAACACTGCATCTTGGAACATCT GCTGTCCGTCACAAGGGGAGAAGAGTGCTGAAGCACCGCTTGGTCATCGCACCAATGGTTGAGACGAGTTCAACTGGGGCGTCAACATCACATAATACGAGCATACAACATTCCCCTACACAAGAGGAAGAAGAAAGCTTGTCAGAAACAGATGACACTCGTCCTACTGCCACGTACCTGAGgccagcaag GAGTAATGGAGAGAGGACTGCAGCAGGGTGTCAGACCTGCGGCTGCAGGTGCGAGACTGTGAAGATGGAACAGGCTGTCCAAGTTGACATGAAAGGAGACGAGGACCACACATACTGTGCAGCCTCATCACCTCAGCGCTCAACTGAAGCAGCGTGCCAGACAGCATTTACTGTTTGCTCCACCTTGCAGCCTCACACATTCAAATTTTTCACAGGGCTCTCAAAAAACTTATTTGACGAGCTGGTGAGAGCCCTTGCAAGCACAATGAAAACACCCTTCGAATTGCCCTTTGAGGATCAGGTGCTACTGACGCTGATGAGGCTGCGGCTGGGTCTCCTTGTTCACGACCTGAGCTTTCATTTTGCGATATCAACTGCTGCAGTCAGTCGCATTTTCTGTACTATTTCGTCAGGGCTTGCCAAATTTTCTCGGCAGTACCTTGTTTTCTGGCTTGCCAGGGACACAATCAAAGCATCAATTCCAGACAGCTTTAACAGGTACGAGCTTTCAACATGCATCATCGACTGCTTTGAGATATTTATTGAGCGGCCAGGCAACCTGAAACGCAGGAACAGGACATATAGCCGATATAAGTCTCACAATACTGCAAAGGTCCTGCATGCAATCGCACCTTGTGGCTTTGTAATGTTCGCTTCAAAGCCATACGGTGGTCGTGCAAGTGACCGTTTCATAACCCAGCACAGTGGGTTTTTGAAGTTCTTGGCACCAGGTGACACAATCCTCGCTGACCGGGGCTTCACCATAAGTGACCTCCTTCCTGCAGGAGTTAAGCTGATGCTTCCGAGCTTTTCGAAAGGTCGGTCTCAGATTAGCCGCCCAGAGCTTGTGGAATCACGTCGCCTGGCCAGGCTACGGATCCATGTTGAGCGTTCGATAAGGCGGATAAAGTGCTTTAGACTGCTAAAAGAGCTCCCATCGAGCTTTTTTGCCAAAAAACCACTggttgatgacatccttgtaGTTGTAGCCGGTCTCTGCAACCTCCAGCCACCCCTAATTAAAGAGACATTGTGCTAA
- the LOC144125301 gene encoding uncharacterized protein LOC144125301 yields MASQQQQVDAAVTTTADASPCDLISFEPSGDSRDTLAQTSGNARHFSPSAMSPGRESTAQPAQPCSSHAAPQPELPGQANPQEAVLRNALRLIESLTGIVQNNLQTPAPVARPRIRVDLPSYGGYHDLVSANEYLDRMLNYQQATGLTDGEVLARVVPVSLTDHAARWFRLTGHRSRTMEEFRVRFREFLPADYDRRLRRELELRTQHPDESLLEYVRAMDELYRIADPSAPNGEKVERVTRQAHPTFAAYLRGVQFRDLDGLASAAKRIQADILASRAYRPPPPASQALEPRCAWNGDTFRIRSRGAETVAFSDGQLRNGWELSDRALDPYTYAMRAAHAARSQVEDGGTAAPDEGGCADAATKAGRRKTVQKPEVSEASQPRQRAAELKQRPHGAGSARRKWAHSLPFSICMAKRSSE; encoded by the exons ATGGCATCTCAGCAGCAACAGGTTGACGCGGCAGTAACAACTACTGCTGACGCTAGCCCCTGCGATCTAATATCGTTTGAGCCGAGCGGTGATTCACGCGACACACTGGCTCAGACGAGCGGCAACGCTAGGCACTTCTCGCCAAGCGCTATGTCGCCAGGTAGAGAGAGCACGGCGCAACCTGCGCAGCCTTGCTCATCCCACGCGGCCCCTCAGCCAGAACTTCCTGGCCAGGCCAACCCTCAAGAGGCTGTGTTGCGCAACGCCTTGCGCCTCATAGAGAGCCTCACGGGTATCGTGCAGAACAACCTGCAAACGCCCGCTCCAGTAGCGAGACCTAGGATACGGGTGGACCTTCCCAGCTACGGTGGCTATCATGATCTTGTCAGCGCCAACGAGTACCTGGATCGCATGCTGAACTACCAGCAGGCGACGGGGCTTACCGATGGCGAGGTTCTGGCGCGCGTCGTGCCAGTCTCGCTGACAGATCATGCTGCCCGCTGGTTCCGCCTTACTGGCCACCGGTCACGCACAATGGAGGAGTTCCGAGTGAGGTTTCGCGAGTTCTTGCCCGCAGATTACGACCGTCGTCTGCGGCGCGAGTTGGAGCTGCGTACTCAGCATCCGGACGAATCCTTGCTTGAGTACGTGAGGGCGATGGACGAACTCTATCGTATAGCAGACCCCTCAGCTCCGAACGGCGAGAAGGTAGAGCGCGTCACGCGACAAGCTCACCCTACCTTCGCAGCCTACCTACGAGGCGTGCAGTTCAGGGACTTGGACGGACTCGCCTCGGCAGCCAAGCGCATACAGGCGGACATACTCGCCTCCCGCGCGTATCGGCCACCACCGCCAGCGTCGCAGGCACTTGAGCCGCGATGCGCCTGGAACGGAGACACTTTTCGCATTCGTTCCCGGGGTGCTGAAACGGTTGCATTCAGTGACGGgcaactgagaaacggttgggaaTTGTCTGACCGAGCTCTCGACCCGTACACGTATGCTATGCGGGCAGCACACGCTGCACGTAGCCAAG TGGAAGATGGAGGAACGGCAGCTCCAGATGAGGGCGGTTGTGCTGACGCAGCCACAAAAGCGGGGCGTAGGAAGACAGTACAGAAGCCCGAGGTGAGCGAGGCGTCACAGCCCCGGCAGAGGGCGGCCGAGCTGAAGCAACGCCCCCACGGCGCGGGCTCGGCACGCCGCAAGTGGGCGCACTCACTGCCCTTCAGCATCTGCATGGCAAAACGCTCATCAGAATGA